A genomic window from Drosophila nasuta strain 15112-1781.00 unplaced genomic scaffold, ASM2355853v1 ctg7_pilon_split, whole genome shotgun sequence includes:
- the LOC132798070 gene encoding uncharacterized protein LOC132798070 isoform X1, giving the protein MLGVLNDYCQLAIIKYLNLSDQLALSEASENNWKSININLISTWKQQSRIKLSSKNCETLKNNRSLLSIFLSSISVKVEQMKLERAPIEFLKICENYSLPRVQILSYTLDDFRIAVQAQKILTNIFPGVCCVKPDKHFCYCLLPKWRQFRKLVIRKFVRANDPTHHCALPQSRLIEELVAPDFYILGHYFDRCMYLPKLRTITICLLDTYEETTNPIYRPLYIFKFLTKYGVTEDKIGGLMLERVWCFESNLCDVVKSLRNLVRLGLDRRSCSNEKSLWKIVAKRPSLEILDITSMNLGRHFFSTNRHQMNRTMHNRNAHLTVIYANNGKNEELIRRHFTHPQLQLISGHKKPKNVLGPIIKLELTPLYET; this is encoded by the exons ATGTTGGGCGTACTAAATGATTATTGCCAATTggcaataattaaatatttaaacttgaGCGATCAATTAGCACTTTCGGAAGCCAGTGAAAACAATTGGAAaagcataaacataaatctGATCTCCACATGGAAGCAACAATCCCGGATTAAATTAAGTTCAAAGAATTGTGAGACGCTTAAAAACAACCGATCGTTGTTGAGCATATTTCTGTCCAGCATCAGTGTGAAAGTGGAGCAAATGAAGCTGGAGCGTGCACCAATAGAATTTTTGAAGATCTGCGAAAATTACTCTTTACCAAGAGTACAAATATTATCCTACACATTGGATGACTTTCGTATTGCTGTTcaagcacaaaaaatattgaCGAACATCTTTCCTGGCGTGTGTTGTGTGAAGCCTGATAAACATTTTTGCTACTGCTTGTTGCCAAAATGGAGGCAGTTCCGAAAGCTAGTCATTAGAAAATTCGTCAGAGCTAACGACCCAACCCATCATTGTGCCCTTCCACAGTCCCGGTTGATTGAGGAATTGGTTGCACCTGACTTTTACATTCTTGGCCATTATTTCGACAGATGTATGTATTTGCCCAAGCTGCGGACAATAACCATTTGCCTGCTCGACACATATGAAGAAACAACTAACCCAATCTATAGACCgctttacattttcaaatttttaaccAAATACGGCGTCACTGAAGACAAGATTGGCGGCTTGATGCTGGAGAGAGTTTGGTGCTTCGAATCCAATCTGTGCGATGTGGTTAAGTCATTAAGAAACCTTGTGCGTCTGGGTCTCGACCGCAGGAGCTGCTCAAATGAGAAAAGCCTCTGGAAAATTGTAGCCAAAAGACCATCGCTGGAGATCCTGGATATAACAAGCATGAATCTTGGACGACACTTTTTTTCAACGAACCGACATCAAATGAACAGAACAATGCACAATCGCAATGCTCATTTAACAGTCATTTACGCTAATAATGGCAAAAACGAAGAGCTG ATTCGTCGTCACTTCACGCATCCTCAACTGCAACTTATATCGGGgcacaaaaaaccaaaaaacgtTCTTGGACCCATTATAAAATTGGAGTTAACTCCTTTGTATGAAACTTAA
- the LOC132798070 gene encoding uncharacterized protein LOC132798070 isoform X2 yields the protein MLERVWCFESNLCDVVKSLRNLVRLGLDRRSCSNEKSLWKIVAKRPSLEILDITSMNLGRHFFSTNRHQMNRTMHNRNAHLTVIYANNGKNEELIRRHFTHPQLQLISGHKKPKNVLGPIIKLELTPLYET from the exons ATGCTGGAGAGAGTTTGGTGCTTCGAATCCAATCTGTGCGATGTGGTTAAGTCATTAAGAAACCTTGTGCGTCTGGGTCTCGACCGCAGGAGCTGCTCAAATGAGAAAAGCCTCTGGAAAATTGTAGCCAAAAGACCATCGCTGGAGATCCTGGATATAACAAGCATGAATCTTGGACGACACTTTTTTTCAACGAACCGACATCAAATGAACAGAACAATGCACAATCGCAATGCTCATTTAACAGTCATTTACGCTAATAATGGCAAAAACGAAGAGCTG ATTCGTCGTCACTTCACGCATCCTCAACTGCAACTTATATCGGGgcacaaaaaaccaaaaaacgtTCTTGGACCCATTATAAAATTGGAGTTAACTCCTTTGTATGAAACTTAA